The nucleotide sequence GTCTGCTGAGCATGGCGCTCACCATCAGCCGCAACAAGGCGCAGAAGGCCGGGAAAGAGCTTTCCCCCGAACTGTCCGCGACCCTGGAACGCCTTCAGAGCATTCAAGCCAGGTTGCAGGCCCTGGCCGACGAGGACGTGGCCGTGTTCCGCAAGTTCGTGGACGCGACCAAACTGCCCAAGGACTCGGAAGAAGAAAAGCAGGCCCGTGCCCAGGCTTTGGCTGAAGCAGGCGAGGCCGCCCGCGCTGCGCCGCTGGAGATTGCCCGTCAGTGCGTTCAGGCGCTGGAAGAAGCCGAAGGCACCGTGCGCGAGGTTCATGCCGAAGTCGTCAGTGACATCGGCGCGGGAGCCTCACTGCTGCGCGGGGCCATCG is from Deinococcus wulumuqiensis R12 and encodes:
- a CDS encoding cyclodeaminase/cyclohydrolase family protein, translated to MSLWNQTAADLLKATASHKPTPGGGSVAALSGAFGVGLLSMALTISRNKAQKAGKELSPELSATLERLQSIQARLQALADEDVAVFRKFVDATKLPKDSEEEKQARAQALAEAGEAARAAPLEIARQCVQALEEAEGTVREVHAEVVSDIGAGASLLRGAIDAALLTVDINLLRLSDDEKAPLQAQRDALEQQGHERAERLLKQAQKQIAEQQD